Proteins encoded in a region of the Spiroplasma endosymbiont of Amphimallon solstitiale genome:
- a CDS encoding GNAT family protein, producing MNDIDRLPVIPVLESQRLKLRPITLNHAQALFNYAKNENMTKYVPWKAHKSINDSIGFINSLLQEYKQLSSLMWAVQLKDDKTNTMIGTCGFIRYFAHTKCLEIGYAFNPKEWGKGYAKEALLTAIKYGFENTDSIRIEGSCVKENIASAKTMESVGMKFEGFSRSNFIKDGKVSDCKIFSIIRSEYFK from the coding sequence ATGAATGATATTGATCGTTTACCTGTTATCCCAGTTTTAGAAAGTCAACGTTTAAAACTACGACCTATTACTTTAAATCATGCACAAGCATTATTTAATTATGCGAAGAATGAAAATATGACAAAATATGTACCGTGAAAAGCTCATAAAAGTATTAATGATAGTATTGGTTTTATTAATTCTTTATTACAAGAATATAAACAATTAAGTTCTTTAATGTGAGCAGTGCAATTAAAAGATGATAAAACTAATACGATGATTGGTACTTGTGGCTTTATTAGATATTTTGCTCACACTAAATGTTTGGAAATAGGTTATGCTTTTAATCCAAAAGAGTGGGGTAAAGGTTATGCCAAAGAGGCGTTGTTAACTGCTATTAAGTATGGATTTGAAAATACTGATAGTATTAGAATTGAAGGTAGTTGTGTTAAAGAAAATATTGCTTCAGCGAAAACGATGGAAAGTGTTGGCATGAAGTTTGAAGGATTTTCTCGTAGTAATTTTATTAAAGATGGTAAAGTTAGTGATTGTAAAATATTTAGTATTATTCGTAGTGAGTATTTTAAATAA
- a CDS encoding FAD-dependent oxidoreductase — translation MKIKVIIIGAGATGMGVASKLLRSEKNSDKNFDIHVYQEKNYISLGACGIPYYIANEFKDKKLLNDRTKKDFSEKTNNKNKIKIHLNQNVIKVDTAKQEIHVKKTIDDKTKAKVVSYHALVIATGAKPKIPPPFSHGILPHNVYNVFTKEDAINLKKAMKNAKKIIIIGGGFIGMEMAEACLKQKKDVTIVEMKDRLMADVVDKEFSQLIYDELTKKNINHKTKSKNDATILLNYQIEELMMTHNNVNDLRLRSVNDKKNGKTIPCDLVILAVGFKPNTNFLQNSNIELNKNKAIIINEFCQIPSKENVTKKFSNMYSGGDCAQIYSQFDKSSIYVPLATNANKMARIIADNIKNPEHKYPGTLGSSILRVGNLEITKTGSFDTIDKNKIGSVYIKDYDLPRYLKQSRPLYLKLFYDKTNFQLLAAQMAGYNHATLRINALATAIWNKMDIRDLQNLDLVYSPPFARTSDIIHIASRKVTSS, via the coding sequence ATGAAAATTAAAGTTATTATTATTGGTGCTGGCGCGACTGGGATGGGAGTTGCGAGTAAATTATTACGTAGTGAAAAAAATAGTGATAAAAATTTTGATATCCATGTTTATCAAGAAAAAAACTATATTTCACTTGGTGCTTGTGGTATTCCTTATTATATTGCTAATGAATTTAAAGATAAAAAACTTTTAAATGACCGTACAAAAAAAGATTTTTCAGAAAAAACTAATAATAAAAATAAAATTAAAATTCATTTAAATCAAAATGTTATTAAAGTCGATACAGCAAAACAAGAAATTCATGTCAAAAAAACAATAGACGATAAAACTAAAGCAAAAGTTGTATCTTATCATGCCTTAGTTATTGCAACAGGAGCCAAACCAAAAATTCCGCCACCTTTTAGTCATGGTATTTTACCACATAATGTTTATAATGTTTTTACTAAAGAAGATGCCATAAATCTAAAAAAAGCAATGAAAAACGCTAAAAAAATAATTATTATTGGTGGTGGATTTATTGGCATGGAAATGGCAGAAGCATGCTTAAAACAAAAAAAAGATGTCACAATCGTTGAAATGAAAGATCGATTAATGGCAGACGTTGTTGATAAAGAATTTAGTCAATTAATTTATGATGAACTAACCAAAAAAAATATTAATCATAAAACTAAATCAAAAAATGATGCCACCATTTTACTAAACTATCAAATTGAAGAACTAATGATGACTCATAATAATGTTAATGATTTGCGTTTAAGAAGTGTAAATGATAAAAAAAACGGAAAAACAATACCTTGTGACTTAGTAATACTAGCAGTTGGTTTTAAACCAAATACGAATTTTTTACAAAATAGCAATATTGAATTAAACAAAAATAAAGCAATTATTATTAACGAATTCTGTCAAATTCCTTCTAAAGAAAATGTTACAAAAAAGTTTTCAAATATGTATAGTGGTGGTGATTGTGCACAAATATATAGTCAATTTGATAAATCATCAATATATGTTCCCTTGGCAACTAATGCTAATAAAATGGCACGTATTATTGCTGATAATATTAAAAACCCAGAACATAAATACCCAGGAACTTTAGGGTCAAGTATTTTACGTGTTGGTAATTTAGAAATAACAAAAACTGGCAGTTTTGATACGATTGATAAAAATAAAATTGGTAGTGTTTATATTAAAGATTATGATCTACCAAGATACTTAAAACAATCTCGTCCTTTATACTTGAAACTATTTTATGATAAAACAAATTTCCAATTACTGGCAGCACAAATGGCAGGCTATAATCATGCCACATTAAGAATTAATGCTCTTGCTACTGCCATTTGAAATAAAATGGACATCCGTGATTTACAAAATTTAGATTTAGTTTATTCACCTCCTTTTGCTCGTACTAGTGATATTATTCATATAGCAAGCAGAAAAGTAACATCGTCATAA
- a CDS encoding dicarboxylate/amino acid:cation symporter, with protein sequence MTTLSNDNINLLRDFVGISHWQSLIGIIVFFSIILALSIFIKKTKPKFPIRIFTGMGLGLIFGITIQAITGFNSHNITYPNLPGTPIKPNPDYIPWVAEIVHWIELLKTIFIIGITMLTIPLVFLAIARITSKKNSNSKTITKVSRVGITILLINVAIAFTIAFELGIAFKIGQGFNLTDGGSYDKTTAKTIPEIIISYVPSSLIGVFTQTLIIPIIVLGALIGFAIKKLTKHNEERMDKARNTLETMWKIIISILMMFIKIMPFAVMSMLATAIINQPIGALANIGIIIGVAYLALLITFLWHLLSLYLFGINPYRWLVKAQKPIIAGFTTQSSNAALPIAMNTLKEDLKVKEEGSDTVMPLSTTIGLSGCAGVQAGIILSFLWFSIILPGNFPNWTIAILFINGLIVTLVASLGIAGVPGTAAVVTAGVLGGLGFGSYYAAVYGIIGALDGLFDMGRTAVNISGGLQATVIASRNQELIEDEKLLLKKYPFRGLHILTKKVGTKLLIRSEKNDKIQALKKDTKVKIEALKKVKNSENDIKFLKEQLKKDIKAIKNGKDI encoded by the coding sequence ATGACAACTCTTAGTAATGACAATATTAACTTATTAAGAGACTTTGTTGGTATTTCACACTGACAAAGTCTAATCGGGATAATTGTCTTTTTTAGTATTATCCTAGCACTTTCTATTTTTATTAAAAAAACTAAACCTAAATTTCCAATTCGTATTTTTACTGGAATGGGATTAGGACTAATTTTTGGTATTACTATCCAAGCTATTACTGGTTTTAATAGTCATAACATTACTTATCCTAACTTACCTGGAACACCAATAAAACCTAATCCTGACTATATACCCTGAGTTGCAGAAATTGTACACTGAATTGAATTATTAAAAACTATTTTTATTATTGGTATTACTATGTTAACTATTCCATTAGTATTTTTAGCTATCGCTAGAATTACTAGTAAAAAAAATAGTAACTCAAAAACAATAACTAAAGTTTCAAGAGTTGGTATTACTATTTTATTAATAAATGTGGCTATTGCTTTTACTATTGCCTTTGAACTAGGAATTGCTTTTAAAATTGGCCAAGGTTTTAATTTAACTGATGGTGGTAGTTACGATAAAACTACTGCCAAAACAATTCCCGAAATTATCATTAGTTACGTTCCTAGCAGCTTAATTGGTGTTTTTACTCAAACATTAATTATTCCAATCATTGTACTTGGTGCTTTAATTGGATTTGCAATTAAAAAACTAACTAAACATAATGAAGAACGAATGGACAAAGCAAGAAACACTTTAGAAACAATGTGAAAAATTATTATTTCAATATTAATGATGTTTATTAAAATTATGCCATTTGCTGTTATGAGTATGCTAGCAACAGCAATTATTAATCAACCAATTGGTGCACTTGCTAATATTGGCATTATTATTGGAGTTGCTTATTTAGCACTACTTATTACTTTCTTATGACATTTATTATCATTATATTTATTTGGTATTAATCCTTATCGTTGATTAGTAAAAGCACAGAAACCAATTATTGCTGGTTTTACAACTCAGTCTTCTAATGCCGCTTTACCAATTGCTATGAATACCTTAAAAGAAGATTTAAAAGTGAAAGAAGAGGGTAGTGATACAGTAATGCCACTTTCAACAACAATAGGTTTAAGTGGCTGTGCTGGAGTACAAGCTGGAATTATTTTATCTTTCTTATGATTTAGTATTATCCTTCCTGGTAATTTTCCCAACTGAACAATCGCTATTTTATTTATTAATGGCTTAATTGTAACACTAGTTGCTTCATTAGGAATTGCGGGAGTACCAGGAACTGCTGCTGTTGTAACAGCTGGTGTTTTAGGTGGTCTTGGTTTTGGTAGCTATTATGCTGCTGTTTATGGTATTATTGGTGCCTTAGATGGTTTATTTGATATGGGTAGAACTGCAGTTAATATTTCTGGTGGTTTACAAGCTACTGTTATTGCTTCTCGCAATCAAGAATTAATTGAAGATGAAAAACTTTTATTAAAAAAATACCCTTTTAGGGGTTTACATATTTTAACAAAGAAAGTTGGAACCAAATTGTTAATTAGATCTGAAAAAAATGATAAGATTCAAGCATTAAAAAAAGATACTAAAGTTAAAATTGAAGCATTAAAAAAAGTAAAAAATAGTGAGAATGATATTAAATTTTTAAAAGAGCAGTTAAAAAAAGATATTAAAGCAATTAAAAATGGCAAAGACATCTAA
- a CDS encoding HU family DNA-binding protein, translating into MNAKELIARVSDKTKFNIQDIEIVFNCVIEEIKNINQLSKVITISNFGTFKIKKVKPCLRRNSKNNGQHVVSKYKYIKFIPYKKYKKYIRCKPKPTILNNVNY; encoded by the coding sequence ATGAACGCAAAAGAATTAATTGCAAGAGTATCAGATAAAACTAAATTTAACATTCAAGATATTGAAATAGTTTTTAATTGTGTAATTGAAGAAATTAAAAATATTAACCAACTAAGTAAAGTAATTACTATTTCTAATTTTGGTACTTTTAAAATCAAAAAAGTAAAACCCTGTTTACGACGAAATAGTAAAAATAATGGACAACACGTAGTTAGCAAATACAAATATATTAAATTTATACCTTATAAAAAATATAAAAAATATATTCGTTGTAAACCAAAACCAACAATACTAAATAACGTCAACTATTAA
- a CDS encoding alpha/beta hydrolase, which translates to MKQSSINRIKLRQKVNINSIEMFKACLQYNSQFQPKVKIELAKWPMYFEYWEYLEKHENIIPFSIKTSIDNLTLYGNLLKSPLKNENNNKTIILLHGITNTRFWIFKQAFIFLRAGYNVIWYDARNHGESDASPTTFGLKESQDLQDIIEYCCKTYKQETTALGLYGFSLGGATVVMWSNLYAKHKINQKVKFIISDCTFSRLDRTYSEKLYNYAFLPTNLMLKLSRKKAQKTFGVDGLQEIQPIKYLKLIPDMPMLFLHGQNDHFIKYTNANELFQEKIRYEIPKKSSLYTILDANHGQSFLIGDLDHTVVNEYNLVTDKGISDTTLEFVQKWINT; encoded by the coding sequence ATGAAACAAAGTAGTATTAATAGAATAAAATTAAGACAAAAAGTTAATATAAATTCAATTGAAATGTTTAAAGCATGCTTGCAATATAATTCACAATTTCAACCGAAAGTTAAAATTGAATTAGCAAAATGGCCAATGTATTTTGAATATTGAGAATACCTAGAAAAACATGAAAATATAATTCCTTTTTCAATTAAAACATCAATTGATAATTTAACATTATACGGTAATCTTTTAAAAAGTCCCCTTAAAAATGAAAATAATAATAAAACAATAATTTTATTACACGGAATAACTAATACAAGATTTTGAATATTTAAACAAGCTTTCATTTTTTTACGTGCTGGCTACAATGTTATTTGATATGATGCTCGTAACCATGGTGAAAGTGATGCATCACCAACAACTTTTGGTTTAAAAGAATCACAAGATTTACAAGACATTATTGAATACTGTTGTAAAACATATAAACAAGAAACTACTGCTTTAGGATTATATGGTTTTTCATTAGGTGGCGCAACAGTAGTAATGTGAAGCAATTTATATGCAAAACATAAAATTAATCAAAAAGTAAAATTCATTATTTCTGATTGTACATTTAGTCGCTTAGATCGTACGTATAGTGAAAAACTATACAATTATGCTTTCTTACCTACTAATTTAATGCTGAAATTAAGTCGTAAAAAAGCACAAAAAACATTTGGTGTCGATGGTTTACAAGAAATACAACCAATTAAATATTTAAAACTAATACCTGATATGCCAATGTTATTTCTTCATGGTCAAAATGATCACTTTATTAAGTACACTAATGCTAACGAATTATTTCAAGAAAAAATTCGTTATGAAATACCAAAAAAAAGTTCATTATACACTATCCTTGACGCTAACCACGGTCAAAGTTTTTTAATTGGTGATTTAGACCACACAGTTGTTAATGAATATAATTTAGTGACTGACAAGGGTATTAGTGACACTACTTTAGAATTTGTTCAAAAATGAATCAATACTTAA
- a CDS encoding fructose-bisphosphatase class II, translating into MNKDMYLIRAVEMATIAAYKFIGRKNKNAVDFAAVEAMTIMLDNVPIKCRIIVGEGELDQAPMLFVNQELGKGKTLTYDLAVDPVEGTYPAAYNIAGSIACLAAAPNTILKLPEMYMEKLFVGPDLQDAINNEDDFITNIKTMQKMKKHNDLIGIILDKPRHQKIIEKLHDLGIIVRLIGDGDVLAAIDVINKEADFVYGIGGAPEGALMAALALSAGGNIKTKLISYQTIWPTDEDTKIRVNIEDIAIKKYKLSYNKYYFAKDLVKDENVRFVATGLTAGGSLKAIKYYYGTYYLNTFFVSHGVVRNMEVTYSVS; encoded by the coding sequence ATGAATAAGGATATGTATTTAATTAGAGCAGTAGAAATGGCAACAATTGCTGCTTATAAATTTATTGGTCGTAAAAATAAGAATGCTGTTGACTTTGCTGCTGTTGAAGCAATGACAATTATGTTAGATAATGTCCCTATTAAATGTCGTATTATCGTTGGTGAAGGTGAGTTAGATCAAGCACCAATGTTATTTGTTAATCAAGAGTTAGGAAAAGGAAAAACTTTAACTTATGATTTAGCAGTTGATCCAGTAGAAGGTACTTATCCTGCTGCTTATAATATTGCTGGTAGTATTGCTTGTTTAGCAGCAGCACCTAATACTATTTTAAAGTTACCAGAAATGTATATGGAAAAATTATTTGTTGGACCCGATTTACAAGATGCTATTAACAATGAAGATGATTTTATTACTAATATTAAAACTATGCAAAAGATGAAAAAACATAATGATTTAATTGGTATTATTTTAGATAAACCAAGACATCAAAAAATAATTGAAAAGTTGCATGATTTAGGTATTATTGTTCGTTTAATTGGTGATGGTGATGTGCTTGCTGCTATTGATGTTATTAACAAGGAAGCAGATTTTGTTTATGGTATTGGTGGTGCTCCTGAAGGGGCATTAATGGCAGCATTAGCATTAAGTGCTGGTGGCAATATTAAAACTAAGCTAATTTCCTATCAAACAATATGACCTACTGATGAAGATACTAAGATTCGTGTTAATATTGAAGATATTGCTATTAAAAAATATAAATTATCATATAATAAATATTATTTTGCTAAAGATTTAGTAAAAGATGAAAATGTCCGTTTTGTTGCAACAGGTTTAACAGCTGGTGGAAGTTTAAAAGCAATTAAATATTATTATGGTACATATTATTTAAATACTTTTTTTGTATCACATGGTGTTGTTAGAAATATGGAAGTTACTTATAGTGTTAGTTAG